The sequence below is a genomic window from Brevibacillus agri.
TCCACACGCGGTCGCGCAAGCCTGCAAGCCCCAGTCCTACCCGTGTCTCCGACTGTCCAGCGCTGTATGTAGGGGCTGTATCAAAGTAATTGACTCCTGCTTCTACGGCGCGCCGAATGATGGCGATTGCCTGCTCCTCGGTGCAATCGTGCTCGTCCACAATTCGCTGGGCGCCGAAGCCGAGCAAAGAGACTTGATGCGGATCTCGTCCAAACGATCGGGTCTGCATGCTGCGGGCAGCTCCTTTCAGGTTCATCGGGATGTGAAACAAGACGCCCGTTCGCGAGCGTCTTGTCATGGCCATGCTAGCTTATTTGTACGTGTCGTAAGCGGTAGTCAACAGGTTGGAGATCGTTTGCAGGTCGTTGTTCTCAATCTGATGACGCTCGATCATCGTCATGATTTTGCCGTCCTTCATGATCGCAAAAGACGGGGAAGATGGCGCGTAGCCTTCAAAGTACTCGCGGGCTTTCGCTGTCGCTTCCTTGTCTTGTCCTGCAAATACAGTGTAAATGTTGTCTGGCTTGGTGGAATGGTTCAAGGAATGAACCACTGCCGGACGAGCCAGCCCTGCCGCGCAGCCGCAAACCGAGTTTACGACTACCAGCGTCAGACCTTTTGCGTTTGGCAGCGTCTGCTCAACCTCTTCTGCTGTGCGCAGCTCTACAAATCCGTTGCGCGTCAGTTCGTCGCGCATCGGTTGAATTACTTGGCTCATATATGCTTCATAAGACATCATGGGGCAACCTCTCCTTTGTATCACGTATCCATTTACGTATTATTATAACCCGATCGCGTCCCCGGGAGAACGAAGAAGTGCTCCAGTCCTACACTTCCATCAAAATGGTGAGAATCATCGGATTGCGGCCCGTCTTTTCGTAAATAAACGGCTTGATGACTTCGTTGATCTGGGACTTCAACTCCGACCATTCCTTGATCTTCTTGTCCAACGCTTCCTGGAGGCGCTGGCGAACCAACAGCGTCGCTTCCTGGATGAGCGATTCCGAACCGCGCACGTACACAAAGCCGCGGCTGACAATGTCAGGTCCGGTGAGAATCTTGAAGTTTTTCATATCGAGGCTGACGACCACGACCATCAGGCCATCCTCTGCCAAATGCTTGCGTCGCGCAGGACGATGTTGCCCACGTCGCCGATGCCGCTGCCGTCGATCAGGACGATGCCGGCGTGAACCTTGCTGAGCCATGCCTTTTCGCGGTTGCAGTTCAGCACCTCGCCGTTGTCCATGAGGAAAATGTTGCTCTCCTCAATTCCTACCTGCTGCGCCAGCTTCGCGTGCGTCTTCAACATCCGGTACTCCCCGTGAATCGGGATAAAGTACTTGGGACGAATGAAGTTGAGCATGAGCTTCAACTCCTCGCTGCTGCCGTGACCGGACGCGTGAATGTCAAACACGTGGCTGAGCACGACGTTCGCGCCCGCGCGGTACAGCTTGTCAATCGTCCTGCTGACATTGATCGTGTTGCCTGGAATCGGGGAAGCCGAGATAATGACGGTATCCTCCGGGTAGATCGACACGGTCCGGTGCGATCCGGAAGCGATTCGGGTCAATGCCGCCATCGGCTCGCCTTGGCTTCCGGTGCAAATAATCAGCACCTGATTGTCGGCGTAGTTGTCAATGTGCTTGATATCAATCAGCATGCCCTCCGGCATCTGGATGTAGCCCAGTTCTTGTCCGATCAGGAACACTTTTTCCATGCTGCGGCCAATCACCGCTACTTTGCGATTGCACTGCTCGGCAGCGTCTACTACTTGCTGCAGGCGATGCACGTTGGACGCGAATGTCGCCAGGATGATCCGCCCGCGCGCTTTGCGCACCACGTCGAGAATCCCTTCGCCAACAGTGCGCTCCGACATGGTGAAGCCGTAGCGCTCGCTGTTCGTACTGTCAGAGAGCAGCGCCAAAACGTCGCCGCTCGCCCCGATTTTCGCAATCTTGCCGTACTCGGTCGTCTGTCCGACTGGCGTCATATCGAATTTGAAGTCACCTGTATGAATGACCATCCCTTCCGGCGTATGAATCACAACCCCGAACGAATCCGGAATGCTGTGATTCGTGCGGAAAAAGGACGCTTTCAGGCGGTTGAAGGGGATTTCCGTATCTTCTGAGATCGGAATCATCTTCACGTCATTTTGCATGCGATGCTCTTCCAGCTTCGCCTTGACCAAGCCCAGGGTCAGACGACCACCGTAGATCGGCACGTTAATTTGCTTGAAAAATATAAGGAATCGCTCCGATGTGATCCATGTCCGTGCGTTAACAAAAGTGCTTTAATCTTGTGCTGGTTGTCCACCAAATAGGAAAATCGGGGATGACCAGATCAATACCGAACATTTCATTCTCGGGAACTTCACCCGCAGTCAATGATGATAATTTCGTCCTCATACTCGACGCAATACATATTTTTTCCGATCTCGCCGAGGCCGCCCATCGCGAAAATCTTAACGTCGCTCAAACTCTTTCCTCCTAACATCATCGTGCATGATTTTGGGAACCCGAACCAAGCATGCCATTCTATTGTAACACAACGCGAGGCGTTCGTTTCATCCAGTCTGACAATTCGACACATTCATCTTCGGTCAATAATAGAAAACTGATACGCAATCGCCGCTACTCTCTCATCCGTGACCGTACTGACCCGCTCCCAAAAGTTTTCTTCCATGTTTGTATCTTCTGTCCATACCGGCACGATTTCCCCCGCAGCGAGCTTGAGCGGCAACGCCTGTTTTGTCTTCGATGACGGCCCCACTTTCGTTTTGCAGGCGAACCAAAAGCTCAATGCCCAGCGGCTGCCCCGACTGGTTCCGGACCAAAATCAGGCTGTCGTAAGGTTGGCCAGCACACCTTTTCACAGTCCCTTTTGCTGTAGACGAGCGTGACGTCAATCGGCTTATTGCTCGACGCCTGCACGGGCACGGCCTGCCACTTGTTTTTTACACTCTGCACAACCGAGACGTACTCCACCTTCGACATAAACGGCCCCATGCCTAAAAAGCCCCGGCAAACAGGAGAAACAGACCAGACGACGTGGCGAGAAACAACAGATTCATTTTCCAGAACGGTTTGCGCATCACAAAGAAAAAGACGAGGTACATAATAAAAAACACGAAGACGAGGAACAGGCAAAAATAAAAGAAACAGCTCCAGATCGGCTTTGGTCGGAAGCACCGGAATGCCGTACTGTACTTGCCAATACACGTTGGCAGCGAGGCAGCCTCCGTAAATCAGCAGCGCTGACACGACAGGCGGCCACCATTTTTCCAGAAGCCGCTCCGGCGAGAGCGCAGCGCAAAAATCGCCAGGATGAGCGGAACACCAAATAAGGGAATGAGCAAGT
It includes:
- a CDS encoding BrxA/BrxB family bacilliredoxin, translating into MMSYEAYMSQVIQPMRDELTRNGFVELRTAEEVEQTLPNAKGLTLVVVNSVCGCAAGLARPAVVHSLNHSTKPDNIYTVFAGQDKEATAKAREYFEGYAPSSPSFAIMKDGKIMTMIERHQIENNDLQTISNLLTTAYDTYK